Below is a genomic region from Longimicrobium sp..
CGCGAGCTGGCGGCGGGGGGGATGGACCCCGCGGCGGCGCGCGCGCAGGCGCTGAGGGAGTTCGGCGACGTGGCCGCGGCCCGGGCCGAGCTGGAGGAGATCGGCCGCAGGCGGGTGCGCCAGGAGAGCCGCGCGAGCTGGTGGAGCGACCTGCGGCAGGACCTGCGCTACGGGGTGCGGTCCGCGCTGCGCGCGCCGCTCTTCTCGCTGCTCGCCGTGCTCACGCTCGCCCTGGGGATCGGCGCCAACGCCGCCGTGTTCGGCGTGGTGAAGTCGGTGCTGCTGGACGCGCTCCCCTACCGCGACGCGGGCCGACTGGCGCGCGTGTACGGGCGCCTCCTGGACGGCTCGCAGGAGCGCGGGGCCCTGAGCGCCGGGACCATCGACGACCTCGCCCGGCGGCAGCGGTCGTTCGCGAGCCTGGCCGCGTTCATGTCGGCGCCGCAGGACGGCGTCTACGGCGACGAGGACGGGCCGCGCGTGGCCCGCATCGCGTGGGTGGAGCCGGGGCTCTTCCGCACGCTCGGCGTGTCTCCCCCGCTGGGGCGCGCCCTGGTCGCCGAGGACGCCGCGTCCGACACGGCGCGCGTGGTGGTGCTGGCCCACGCCGCCTGGCAGCGCCTGCTGGGGGGCGATCCCGGGGTGCTGGGCCGCGAGGTGCGCGTCAACGGGATCCCCCGCACGGTGGTGGGCGTGCTCCCGGCCGGCTTCGTGGGGCCCATGGGCGAGGCGGACTTCTTCTTCCCGATGGACCTGGGCCCCTCCCTGCGCAACCCGGTGAGCGCGCGGCGCCAGCACTGGCTGGGCCTGGTGGGCCGGCTGAAGCCGGGCGTCGCCCACCGGGCGGCGGCGCGCGAGGTGGCGGCCATCGGCGCCCAGCTGGCGCGCGAGCACCCCGACGACAACGGGAGCATCGGCGTCGTGGCCATGCCGCTGCGCGACGCCATGATGGGCGACGCGCGCACCCCGCTGCTGATGCTGATGGGGAGCGCGGCCCTGGTGCTCCTCATCGCCTGCGCCAACCTGGCCGGCGCGCTCCTTTCACGTAACCTTGCCCGCCGCAAGGAGTTCGCGGTGCGCGTGGCGCTGGGCGCCGGGCGCGGGCGGCTGGTGCGGCAGCTCCTCGCCGAGAGCGTCTGCCTGGCGGCGGCCGGCGGGGCGGCCGGGCTCGCGCTGGCGGTGCTGGGGCTGGCCGTGCTGCGCGACCTGGCGCCGCCGGCGCTCCCCGACTACGCGGAGCTGTCGCTGGACCGCGGGGCGGTGCTCGTCACGGCGCTCCTCGCGCTCTGCACCGGGATCGCCTTCGGCGTGGCGC
It encodes:
- a CDS encoding ABC transporter permease translates to MARSSGIRRLFRLPASEARVPGEVEDEIAFHLEERARELAAGGMDPAAARAQALREFGDVAAARAELEEIGRRRVRQESRASWWSDLRQDLRYGVRSALRAPLFSLLAVLTLALGIGANAAVFGVVKSVLLDALPYRDAGRLARVYGRLLDGSQERGALSAGTIDDLARRQRSFASLAAFMSAPQDGVYGDEDGPRVARIAWVEPGLFRTLGVSPPLGRALVAEDAASDTARVVVLAHAAWQRLLGGDPGVLGREVRVNGIPRTVVGVLPAGFVGPMGEADFFFPMDLGPSLRNPVSARRQHWLGLVGRLKPGVAHRAAAREVAAIGAQLAREHPDDNGSIGVVAMPLRDAMMGDARTPLLMLMGSAALVLLIACANLAGALLSRNLARRKEFAVRVALGAGRGRLVRQLLAESVCLAAAGGAAGLALAVLGLAVLRDLAPPALPDYAELSLDRGAVLVTALLALCTGIAFGVAPALSVGRTDPQDTLREETRGASEGRRSSRLRGLLVAAQIALCVSLLTGAGLLARSLWAMTRTPLGFDADGVLTVSVQLPGGGYPTQEALVRFHDRFAERLRGLPGVSAVASATMPPTAVKSSMGFTIAGAPPPPADQQPFVLYAGVSDDYFRALR